In Chryseobacterium salivictor, the DNA window AGCCCTGTTTTTACCAATGGTGAAGCCCAGATCGTACCGGAATTTAAAGATGCCAACCAATGGATCAGAACTGATCTTTGGGTAGAAACGACTTTTGATACCGATGGTGATGGTAAAAAAGACCGCATGCACGTGGATATTACCCGACCTTATCAAACCGAAACTGAAGGATTAAAGCTTCCGGTCATCTATGAATCGAGTCCTTACTATTCTGGGGTTGCTCCTGATGTAGAAGGTGCTTTCTGGAATGTCAGTCATGAATTGGGAGCAGCCGGAAAAGAACGCGTTCATGCAGAAGTTGTTCGCACAGGGACCCGTCCCATTATTTCCAACTCCCTCATTGCAACCTGGGTACCCCGTGGTTTTATTGTAGTTCACTCCTCTTCTCCGGGTACCGGTTTGTCGCAGGGTTCACCCACCGTGGGCGGCGATAACGAATCTTTAGCTCCAAAAGCCGTCATAGATTGGCTCAACGGCAGGGCAAACGGATACACTTCCGCTGACGGAAATGAAAAAGTAAAAGCGTACTGGACTACCGGAAAAGTAGGCATGACCGGAACTTCCTACAACGGAACTATTCCGCTTGCCGCCGCTACAACTGGCGTAAAAGGCCTGGAAGTGATCATTCCGGTAGCGCCCAATACTTCGTATTACCACTACTACCGTTCTAATGGATTGGTGCGGTCACCCGGTGGCTACTTAGGAGAAGACGTTGATGTTTTGTACGACTTTATTCACAGTGGTGATGAATCTAAACGCGCCTACAGCAATGCGAAAATCCGGGACACCGAAATGAAAAATGGAATGGACCGCATTACCGGTGATTACAACAGTTTTTGGGCAGGACGCGATTACCTTAACCACATGCCGAAGATGAAAGCGGCCCTCTTAATGGCTCACGGTTTTAACGATTGGAATGTGATGCCGGAGCACAGTTACCGTATTTATAAAAAAGCCAGAGAAATGGGCTTGGAAACAGCCATTTACTACCACCAAAATGGTCACGGCGGACCGCCACCCTTCGAAATGATGAACAGATGGTTTACCCATTATTTATTTGGGATTGATAACGGCATCCAGAAAGAACAGAATAAAGCCTTTATCGTTCGCGAGAATGATGCTCCTGATCAGCCAACACCTTACCGGGATTATCCGAACCCGGAAGCGAAAGACGTAACCTTTTATTTAACGGAAGGTGCGCCAAAAGTAGGCGGTTTAATAATGACCAAAGCTGCCGGTCAGGGCAAAGAAACCCTGGTTGATAATTATTCATTTAGCGGTGAAAGTTTAGCCAGAGCTGAAAATACCAATCACCGTTTATTATATGTTACTCCAAAGTTTTCAAAAGACCTGCATCTTTCGGGAGTCCCAAAAATCACCGTCAGACTGGCAAGCAGTAAGCCTGCTGCCAATTTATCCGTCTGGTTGGTCTCACTTCCCTGGAATGAGGGCAGAGCAGCAAAAATAACGGACAATATCATTACCCGCGGTTGGGCCGATCCTCAAAACCATGCTTCCATCAGAAAAAGCGAACCTTTAATTCCCGGTAAATACTATGAAATATCCTTCGATTTAATGCCCGACGATCAAATCATCAAAAAAGGACAGCAGATCGGGTTAATGATTTTTTCAAGTGATAAAGAGTTCACCTTACACCCGGAACCGGGAACCGAATTAACCGTTGATCTGGATGGAACAAAGCTGACTTTGCCCATTGTGGGCGGTTCGGAAGCTTTTACAAATGCAGTAACGAATTAAATGATGATTTAAGTTCAGCTTTTTATGGGACTGGCTTATACGTGAATGAGGTTCGGGGAATTCTTATTTCGAAATCGCAGATTCTTCTGACCTCAATTTACGGCTTCATCCAGATTGCGACGATATCAACAAATAAAATTCGCAAAATTGTAAGTTTTTTTTAGCATTTAAATATAAAAAAAGTCAAATTGACCTCCCAAATTCGGAGCAAATTGACCACCTGAATTTTGGCTTATTTTTTAATCTTGTGAGCTCCATAAATTCGTCTGAAAATACTGTCTCACTTAAAACACGATATTAAATTAACAACCTACATGAAAGTAATCGACACCGAAAAATGGAACAGAAAGGAACATTTTGAATTCTTCTCAAAAATGGCAAGCCCCTATTTTGGAATT includes these proteins:
- a CDS encoding Xaa-Pro dipeptidyl-peptidase; its protein translation is MNTLIKSGFLLLTITAFCSADAQNRVKASPVFTNGEAQIVPEFKDANQWIRTDLWVETTFDTDGDGKKDRMHVDITRPYQTETEGLKLPVIYESSPYYSGVAPDVEGAFWNVSHELGAAGKERVHAEVVRTGTRPIISNSLIATWVPRGFIVVHSSSPGTGLSQGSPTVGGDNESLAPKAVIDWLNGRANGYTSADGNEKVKAYWTTGKVGMTGTSYNGTIPLAAATTGVKGLEVIIPVAPNTSYYHYYRSNGLVRSPGGYLGEDVDVLYDFIHSGDESKRAYSNAKIRDTEMKNGMDRITGDYNSFWAGRDYLNHMPKMKAALLMAHGFNDWNVMPEHSYRIYKKAREMGLETAIYYHQNGHGGPPPFEMMNRWFTHYLFGIDNGIQKEQNKAFIVRENDAPDQPTPYRDYPNPEAKDVTFYLTEGAPKVGGLIMTKAAGQGKETLVDNYSFSGESLARAENTNHRLLYVTPKFSKDLHLSGVPKITVRLASSKPAANLSVWLVSLPWNEGRAAKITDNIITRGWADPQNHASIRKSEPLIPGKYYEISFDLMPDDQIIKKGQQIGLMIFSSDKEFTLHPEPGTELTVDLDGTKLTLPIVGGSEAFTNAVTN